Genomic segment of Flavobacteriales bacterium:
TACCAAATCCCCCATTTCTTTTGAACGAAATGTAGCAATTCTTCAAACGCTCCCCACAAAATGGACGTGACCCGATTTTAGCTCAGTTCTTTGTTGGGCAACTTCATCAAAGACCCCGGCACGCGAATTGTGTCCGAATAGCGTTATTTTAGCGAACCATGAGACTCAGAGCCGAACATTTGGTCAAGCGCTACAAGCAACGCGTCGTCGTTAAAGACGTGAGCGTGGAGGTGAACCAAGGCGAGATCGTTGGATTATTAGGTCCCAACGGCGCCGGAAAAACCACCAGCTTTTACATGATCGTTGGGCTCATTAAACCGAATGAAGGCGGGGTTTTCTTGGACGACGAAGACATCACCAAGCTGCCGATGTACAAACGCGCGCGCAAGGGAGTGGGTTATTTGGCCCAAGAAGCCAGTGTATTTCGCAAATTGAGCATTGAAGACAACCTGAGGGCCGTTTTGCAAATGACGAAGCTGACCAAGCACGAGCAAAATGACAAGCTTGAAGAATTGCTCAACGAGTTTGGATTACAACACATCCGAAAGAATCGCGGGGATCTGCTGAGTGGGGGAGAGCGGCGGCGCACGGAGATCGCCAGAGCCCTTGCCGTGGACCCGAAGTTCATTCTGCTCGACGAGCCTTTTGCCGGTGTGGACCCCATTGCCGTAGAAGATATCCAGAGCATCGTCGAAAAGCTCAAAGAAAAGAACATCGGTATTCTCATTACCGACCACAACGTTCAGGAAACCCTGAGCATCACCGACCGCACCTATTTGCTCTTTGAAGGAAAGATTCTCAAATCGGGTACGGCCGAAGACCTCGCTGCTGATTCGCAAGTGCGTAAGGTGTACTTGGGCGAGAGGTTCGAGCTTCGCCGGAAAACGAAATAATTCGACCGGGGTCGGTCTCCTCCTCTCCAAGAGGTTTAATTCGCGCGTTGGCACGAAGCCGAAAAATTAAATTCACGTGGCTTTCCGGTAAATAACTCGATAATCCATGCTTAGAAAAACCCTTTTGATATTCGCGACCTTGAGTTTACTTGCTTCCTGTAACTCCAAGACCGAAGAGCAAAGCGGTGAAAATGCGCTTTCTTCGACCGAGATCCATTTGAACGATGGCGAAAAATGGCAAGTGAATGCCGAAATGAAACCACACCTCAACGGCGGAAAGGAGTTGCTCGAAAATTATAAAGCGAATGGAGGGAGTGATTATATCGAACTGGCAAAACAGCTCATAACACACAACCGCGAACTCATTCAAAGCCGCACCATGAAAGGCGAAGCACACGACGAATTGCATAAGTGGCTTTATCCACACATGAAAATGATCGCTCGTTTGAAGAAGGCCGGGGACGCGGAAGCCGCGGCACCTATTATAACCGAACTACGGGATTCGTACCGTTCGTACGATAGGTTTTTTGAGTGACTTGGATCTTGGTTGGTGGAATCGCGTACGCTTTACTTGTGGCAGTACCGATTTTCGATCTGATCCCCATATAGAAGAAGGTCGTATTCTGAATCAACCCCTGATCCAAATGAAGTTGATAAAGCTCTTTCCGGTATCGGTTGTTACCCTATTATTCGCTTGTGAGAAATACAAGGAATACGACAACCTCGAAACTATTGAGACCTCTTATACCGGAGCGGTCGCGGTAAGCGGATCAACCGGAGCGGTCGATGGTGAGTATACGGGTTCTGGAGACTAGAGTACCTACGGTTTTATCCGGGACAACTCTTCCAACGGAGCCATCTTGATCGTCGATGGTGAAATCACCGAAGGCTCGGTGCAATTCAAGGTTGAGGATTCACGCGGAGACGAAGTGGTGAACACCGTGCTGTATGAGGGCGAAAATATTTTTTCGATCGACGGGAAAAGCGGTAAGTGCAAAGTCAGTCTTGTGTTTATTGAGTTCGAAGGTGAAGGCAGTTTCGATCTCAATGTCATTCAATAAGATTTCTTTAGGGTTGCCCGTTCA
This window contains:
- the lptB gene encoding LPS export ABC transporter ATP-binding protein, which encodes MRLRAEHLVKRYKQRVVVKDVSVEVNQGEIVGLLGPNGAGKTTSFYMIVGLIKPNEGGVFLDDEDITKLPMYKRARKGVGYLAQEASVFRKLSIEDNLRAVLQMTKLTKHEQNDKLEELLNEFGLQHIRKNRGDLLSGGERRRTEIARALAVDPKFILLDEPFAGVDPIAVEDIQSIVEKLKEKNIGILITDHNVQETLSITDRTYLLFEGKILKSGTAEDLAADSQVRKVYLGERFELRRKTK